One genomic window of Thermoplasmata archaeon includes the following:
- a CDS encoding DNRLRE domain-containing protein, translating to MRRPFAVTIALVLVVSALAITLLPVHPAAADPTSTDNLDGTSDVVWNFSTPADYTTSNVRVAGGLATLRPQVSWWNSTTAADFAGPDGATNVDFTTYPGDIVLSSTSGTSTLLTIQPDPAAGLDAYLDRGSVNLNHGGDTTLVYDARGSTSRRPILQFSMASIPAGAVIDDAKLVLYMSAAAANPSSAEIHAVTPTWNEGQATWNDRLTGTPWTTAGGDYDARAIDVQSLNAVLGWKTWNVTQIVDLWYRNRVPNNGMILLGSAGGTNLDKTFWSSDYAADPTLRPKLDIRYRVLGATGEYISKVGGPGSLVAWQSISWNATERSYVSDEFNGGSLNPKWTWTNPPAAYDEGTTTPGSLHIVSSTGVDLDAGTFTGNVLANEVVGDFTAIAKISGNPTVSGQKAGLMVLLNNRNWYAAQKVNVAGTVNWQAKATTDSVSGIRANVASGNPIPAWFRIVRSGVSFAASTSSDGSTWTALDTYTPGMEYPLEVRLALFVADGLSGTAHTIDIDYIRVQISNDATAAVSTRLGNTSPVDGTWTGWSSPYATPSGSAMTGVSRYAEFRLSFAVTYPDHTPNIGDVNLSWSLYPASGTLTTQDFAPPDLSQWDSFAVVHTLNGQTIAYDYSTDSGGSWTSVSPPASLLSVSTATGKIRFRATLSTSNATITPTISEMRLGYRHLLDRFFVTASSTATAGASFTVTITAKDAGNATMTWWTGTVAIDARLPDGVTPGGGTLGTTTIAITAGGSTTLSTETYTKAETIRIRASFGSASGLSGLVAVSPGPLDHLSVTPNDVTILPFDGRDLSAQGYDAWDNPIAALAYSWAVTGGVGSLNVTTGPNVNFTASPPPANGTVVASVGAVTGVAQIHVVSGVLPWVAVASPTNGVHLTGAVLITYTFSADAASVRFEYNGGSGWTTLGTAAPPNGTFPWDTTPLNFVGGSLRAVATNNRTISNTTVVAPIEVDNTPPTITLGAVTDNQATSGTLTLTYATSSDVVRVDFTYFDGTSRVIGTDLTVDGSYVWTPSSPINGVTIHATAFDDVNLQGSAEKVGVGSRRIGTNPPTIAGIPTIHVRTGTPYGLNLTFYVTDLDTPFSGLTVSDADSANVSALGGPYPSLTITYATASTYVVTLWVSDGIDTAWTLLTIVAAGTYPPRVVATPPSVQFDEDTTAPNGLGAIATAFIDDPDGDPLVFTVLGNRSVHFRVNPNSTLDFWADPNWFGSEAVRLRGTDPSGGFAEVAFAVAVRSVDDPPILAAVPALSVEAGTTYVLDLDPYIADVDTPLASIAVTTDSPYVTVSGHRLTLAFPSDRTSARFNVTISDGTSAANREVSVAFHITPAWWQAPYILALPPIGVFVVVAMFAQRARWKPAKAFLVDEKGRMIREFTLDPGCQVTYDQAVQAGVLDAVEKPIKVTKYHGQTVRGDALAVVLLAYGPVTSEQVEFAREMLVQIQDKFEDAVKQRLEEARARDAELASRAQTLDERQSASEARAVEIESTLRQVQLAQTKIDADTGALAAKEQDLIRREQTLAEGRTAVDELSRQTEELRTSLDRRSAETQAQAAAVATRSDAVSAREDGAAKTETTLREKEAAVGEEDARLKAESVRLSAMSANLETSRQDLDRRESAVVRDVAGLTQDRQRFEADQKDLLELRRTLDERVVEVETAKREAAAKADDLARREERIQPVEAQLEAREAAVSEKESELQSLKAITDAASRELAERAKSVEDRETALSENRVVLEEARGAFDVERKDFQQRTAQYEDELRRRRVDLDAQAKDVGEAQLRLAHDKETFDTSRIERNQAILSKEIELESREQSTREKEEAIRSQAEESGRRLSELASREETLEIEEERTDKSRADLEVRKAELATLTRELDEKAAHLRDEEARRAEELRTWQKTLESQQALLKEQGDTFEKEMSDLRSSWADRVRRVEEREDTVKDLEEKVRTATERATKTDEELSRRETATAEATRQASELQAKADGVLREIEQRTLELDSRERTAREETARHAVELTDRTEALDTLERELSLRRSDFEQEQTTRTQRLQQMENEIQKNALAAELKARDLLERDTRIASTEETLREVEQRLQRERGDVQVETQQLEARQLELMHMKDRYDAEAARVRSEAEATRHALAAKEADLKAERERIERDSSMLQETLGAKAKEMAARERALSAREVDLRAEEQDLEARLRDLDTKERQAETMATELSARASLSSRREQDINERASQFDEMVKRFESEGAEKRRESETLQRDLRMQQGQMNATAEARAAELAKRMEEIDGRERSARAAMAQLDLERSKLESQAKTAASKASEADAAWQRSEARIAELRAGEDDLLRARQTFESERSVWSAKRAEELKQLEATRDAAGQQTQQAERLVAEAQRRIFVAQEAEKAAKRQADELVAQQDILEKRRADAEKAERDLQARIAQVNEASQKFATKELETNAAVKELEARQTKMTIAEHDLASASAEIRVRKTALDQESAQVTSLSDRLAARQREIDSRASALDARGAQLSTKEQTLTMELQRADNLMEDLAKKEREIRAREDAGRAAEAELSKRTVSLSAKDAELGEAMRSLERTRGELESQRAQIEEDGRVSFAARDEAETLKREAERLRAQADGMQAEVTKNLRFLQKKALEVLDQEEKMRAREGKIVERERGLDTRMEILEGKEGVVQSDRQELDAKTSKLTAEVERLRAKLAEMEKMGGPSGSALEDWRRDVESRVKIIQKKAMELLDREEKMRKKEEELRALAHQLGVEF from the coding sequence ATGCGCCGACCGTTCGCGGTCACGATAGCCTTGGTCCTCGTCGTCAGCGCTCTCGCTATCACGCTGCTTCCGGTCCACCCGGCGGCCGCCGATCCCACGTCAACCGACAATCTCGACGGCACATCGGACGTCGTGTGGAACTTCTCGACGCCGGCCGACTACACGACATCGAACGTCCGCGTAGCCGGTGGGCTGGCCACCTTGCGTCCGCAAGTCTCGTGGTGGAACAGCACGACCGCGGCCGATTTCGCTGGCCCCGACGGTGCAACGAATGTCGACTTCACGACGTACCCTGGCGACATCGTCCTCTCGTCGACTTCGGGGACGTCCACGCTCCTCACAATCCAGCCGGACCCGGCGGCGGGCCTCGACGCCTACCTGGACCGAGGCTCCGTGAACCTCAACCACGGCGGCGACACGACCCTCGTCTACGACGCCCGCGGTTCTACGAGCCGCCGGCCGATCCTCCAGTTCAGCATGGCTTCGATTCCAGCGGGCGCGGTCATCGATGACGCGAAGCTCGTCCTCTACATGTCCGCCGCCGCGGCGAATCCTTCTTCGGCCGAAATCCACGCCGTCACCCCGACGTGGAACGAAGGCCAGGCGACGTGGAACGACCGGCTCACAGGGACGCCTTGGACCACCGCCGGCGGGGACTACGACGCGCGCGCGATCGATGTCCAGAGCCTCAACGCGGTCCTCGGATGGAAGACCTGGAACGTCACACAAATCGTGGACCTGTGGTACCGCAACCGCGTCCCGAACAACGGCATGATCCTCCTGGGTTCGGCCGGCGGAACAAATCTCGACAAGACGTTCTGGTCCTCTGACTATGCGGCCGATCCGACCCTTCGCCCGAAGCTCGACATCCGTTACCGGGTGCTCGGCGCGACCGGAGAATACATCTCGAAGGTAGGCGGCCCGGGGTCCCTCGTCGCTTGGCAGTCGATTTCGTGGAACGCCACCGAACGCTCGTACGTGTCGGACGAATTCAACGGTGGGAGCCTCAATCCGAAATGGACCTGGACCAACCCGCCCGCCGCGTACGACGAGGGCACGACGACGCCGGGGAGCCTGCACATCGTCTCCAGCACGGGCGTCGACCTGGACGCGGGGACGTTCACGGGCAACGTCCTCGCGAATGAGGTCGTCGGCGACTTCACCGCCATCGCGAAGATCAGCGGCAATCCGACCGTGAGCGGCCAGAAAGCGGGCCTCATGGTCCTGCTGAACAACCGAAACTGGTATGCGGCCCAGAAGGTGAACGTCGCCGGGACCGTGAACTGGCAGGCGAAGGCGACCACCGACTCCGTGTCTGGGATCCGCGCGAACGTCGCGAGTGGCAACCCGATCCCGGCGTGGTTCCGGATCGTCCGATCCGGGGTGAGCTTCGCCGCATCCACGAGTTCGGACGGGTCCACATGGACGGCCCTGGACACGTACACCCCGGGGATGGAGTACCCGCTCGAGGTCCGGCTCGCGCTATTCGTCGCCGACGGCCTCTCCGGCACCGCTCACACGATCGACATCGACTACATCCGCGTACAGATTTCCAACGATGCGACCGCGGCGGTCTCGACGCGCCTCGGGAATACGAGCCCGGTCGATGGCACCTGGACCGGCTGGTCCTCGCCCTACGCGACGCCCTCGGGCTCCGCGATGACCGGCGTCTCTCGGTACGCGGAATTCCGGCTCTCCTTCGCCGTGACGTACCCGGACCACACGCCGAACATCGGGGACGTCAACCTCTCCTGGTCCCTGTATCCCGCGTCGGGCACGCTCACGACGCAGGATTTCGCCCCGCCCGACCTGAGCCAGTGGGACTCCTTCGCCGTGGTCCACACGCTGAACGGCCAGACGATCGCGTACGACTATTCAACGGACTCGGGCGGCAGCTGGACGAGCGTCTCCCCACCGGCGTCCCTCCTGTCCGTCTCGACCGCCACCGGAAAGATCCGCTTCCGCGCGACGCTGTCGACGTCGAACGCCACGATCACGCCGACGATCAGTGAGATGCGGCTCGGATACCGCCACCTGCTCGACCGCTTCTTCGTAACGGCCTCGTCGACCGCGACGGCGGGCGCGTCGTTCACGGTCACGATCACGGCCAAGGACGCCGGGAACGCGACGATGACCTGGTGGACGGGCACCGTAGCGATCGACGCGCGGCTGCCCGACGGCGTCACCCCTGGCGGCGGCACCCTGGGAACCACGACGATCGCGATCACCGCCGGCGGGTCCACGACCCTCAGCACCGAGACGTACACGAAGGCGGAGACGATCCGAATCCGGGCGAGCTTCGGGAGCGCCTCCGGACTGAGCGGGCTCGTCGCCGTCTCCCCCGGACCCCTCGACCACCTCTCGGTGACGCCAAACGATGTGACGATCCTGCCCTTCGACGGCCGAGACCTCTCCGCCCAAGGGTACGATGCGTGGGACAACCCAATCGCAGCCTTGGCATACTCGTGGGCCGTGACGGGCGGCGTCGGTTCGCTGAACGTGACGACGGGACCGAACGTCAATTTCACGGCAAGCCCGCCCCCGGCGAACGGCACGGTCGTCGCATCCGTGGGCGCGGTGACCGGCGTCGCCCAGATCCACGTCGTCAGCGGAGTCCTCCCGTGGGTCGCCGTCGCCTCGCCGACGAACGGGGTCCACCTCACCGGCGCCGTGCTCATCACCTACACGTTCAGCGCGGACGCCGCCTCGGTGCGATTCGAGTACAACGGCGGGAGCGGCTGGACGACACTCGGGACGGCCGCGCCACCGAACGGAACGTTCCCGTGGGACACGACGCCGCTCAACTTCGTCGGAGGGAGCTTGCGCGCGGTCGCAACCAACAACCGGACGATTTCGAATACGACGGTCGTCGCCCCGATCGAGGTCGACAACACGCCGCCGACGATCACGCTCGGCGCCGTGACGGACAACCAGGCGACGAGCGGCACACTCACGCTCACCTACGCGACTTCCTCGGATGTCGTCCGCGTCGACTTCACGTATTTCGATGGGACCTCGCGCGTGATTGGGACCGACCTGACGGTCGACGGTTCCTACGTCTGGACCCCGAGCAGCCCGATCAATGGGGTCACCATCCACGCGACGGCCTTTGACGACGTGAATCTCCAGGGGTCCGCTGAAAAGGTCGGCGTCGGAAGCCGCAGAATCGGGACGAATCCTCCGACGATCGCCGGCATCCCCACAATTCACGTCCGCACGGGGACGCCGTACGGCCTCAACCTGACGTTCTACGTGACGGACCTCGACACGCCTTTCTCCGGTCTCACGGTCTCCGATGCCGACAGCGCGAACGTCAGCGCGCTCGGCGGTCCGTACCCGTCCCTCACGATCACGTACGCGACGGCGAGCACGTACGTCGTGACCCTCTGGGTCTCCGATGGGATCGATACGGCGTGGACGCTCCTCACAATCGTGGCGGCGGGCACGTATCCCCCCCGCGTCGTCGCAACGCCGCCGTCAGTGCAGTTTGACGAGGACACGACCGCCCCGAACGGCCTCGGGGCGATCGCGACCGCGTTCATCGACGATCCCGACGGTGACCCACTCGTCTTCACCGTCCTCGGAAACCGATCCGTGCACTTCCGAGTCAACCCGAACAGCACCCTCGACTTCTGGGCCGACCCCAACTGGTTCGGATCGGAAGCGGTGCGGCTCCGCGGGACGGACCCATCGGGCGGCTTCGCGGAAGTCGCCTTCGCCGTGGCCGTGCGCTCCGTGGACGACCCACCGATCCTCGCCGCCGTCCCGGCACTCTCCGTCGAAGCGGGGACCACCTACGTCCTCGATCTCGATCCATATATCGCGGACGTCGACACGCCGCTCGCCTCGATTGCCGTGACCACGGACAGCCCGTACGTCACTGTGAGCGGGCATCGCCTGACGCTCGCGTTCCCGTCCGACCGGACGAGCGCGCGGTTCAATGTCACAATTTCCGATGGGACATCGGCGGCGAATCGCGAGGTGTCGGTAGCCTTCCACATCACCCCCGCATGGTGGCAGGCGCCGTACATCCTCGCCCTGCCTCCGATCGGCGTCTTCGTGGTGGTAGCAATGTTTGCGCAGCGCGCGCGCTGGAAGCCCGCCAAGGCCTTCCTCGTGGACGAGAAAGGGCGAATGATCAGGGAATTCACCCTGGACCCCGGCTGCCAGGTCACGTACGACCAGGCGGTTCAGGCCGGCGTGCTCGACGCGGTCGAGAAGCCGATCAAAGTCACGAAATACCACGGGCAGACCGTCCGCGGGGACGCCCTCGCGGTCGTGCTGCTCGCGTACGGACCCGTGACCTCGGAACAGGTCGAGTTCGCTCGGGAGATGCTCGTCCAAATCCAAGACAAATTCGAGGATGCCGTGAAGCAGCGCCTCGAGGAAGCGCGGGCCCGGGACGCGGAACTCGCGTCACGCGCTCAGACGCTCGACGAACGGCAAAGCGCCAGCGAAGCGCGGGCGGTCGAGATCGAATCGACGCTCCGCCAAGTGCAACTGGCCCAGACGAAAATCGACGCGGACACCGGCGCGTTGGCGGCGAAAGAACAAGATCTGATCCGACGGGAACAGACGCTCGCGGAGGGACGAACGGCGGTCGACGAGCTGTCGCGGCAGACCGAAGAGCTGCGCACCTCCCTGGATCGACGTTCCGCGGAGACGCAGGCACAGGCCGCCGCGGTCGCCACGAGGTCCGACGCCGTGTCGGCGCGGGAGGACGGCGCCGCGAAGACCGAGACGACCCTCCGAGAGAAGGAGGCGGCGGTCGGGGAAGAGGATGCCCGGTTGAAGGCGGAGTCCGTTCGATTGAGCGCAATGTCGGCAAACCTCGAGACATCGCGCCAAGACCTTGATCGTCGGGAATCGGCCGTCGTCCGAGACGTGGCGGGACTCACGCAGGACCGCCAGCGGTTCGAAGCGGACCAGAAAGACCTCCTGGAGCTCCGACGGACCCTCGACGAACGAGTCGTCGAGGTCGAGACGGCCAAGAGGGAAGCGGCCGCGAAGGCGGACGACCTCGCCCGCCGAGAAGAGCGGATCCAGCCGGTCGAGGCGCAACTCGAGGCTCGCGAGGCCGCGGTGTCGGAGAAGGAGTCGGAACTCCAAAGCCTGAAGGCAATCACCGATGCGGCCTCCCGGGAACTCGCGGAGCGGGCGAAATCCGTCGAAGATCGCGAGACGGCGTTGTCGGAGAATCGCGTCGTCCTCGAGGAGGCGCGCGGCGCCTTCGACGTCGAGCGAAAGGACTTCCAGCAACGGACCGCTCAGTACGAGGACGAACTTCGACGCAGGCGCGTGGATCTCGACGCCCAGGCGAAGGACGTCGGGGAAGCCCAACTCCGGCTGGCCCACGACAAGGAGACGTTCGATACGAGCCGCATCGAGAGGAACCAGGCGATTCTCTCCAAGGAGATTGAGCTCGAATCGCGGGAGCAGTCGACCCGGGAGAAGGAGGAAGCGATCCGTTCCCAGGCGGAGGAGAGCGGCCGGCGTCTGTCCGAACTCGCGTCCCGGGAGGAAACCCTTGAAATCGAGGAAGAGAGGACCGACAAGTCGCGCGCCGACCTGGAAGTCCGGAAGGCCGAGCTCGCGACGCTCACCCGAGAGCTCGATGAGAAAGCCGCGCACCTGCGGGACGAAGAAGCCCGGCGCGCGGAGGAGCTCCGGACGTGGCAGAAGACGCTCGAGTCGCAACAGGCGCTCCTGAAGGAGCAGGGGGACACGTTCGAGAAGGAGATGTCGGACCTTCGATCCTCATGGGCGGATCGGGTCCGGCGCGTCGAGGAGCGAGAAGATACCGTCAAGGACCTGGAGGAGAAGGTCCGGACGGCCACCGAACGGGCCACGAAGACGGACGAGGAGCTGAGTCGTCGTGAGACGGCGACCGCGGAGGCGACTCGCCAAGCCTCGGAACTACAGGCCAAGGCCGACGGGGTCCTCCGTGAAATTGAGCAGCGGACCCTCGAACTCGACTCTCGCGAGCGCACGGCGCGCGAAGAAACGGCCCGCCACGCGGTCGAGCTCACGGATCGGACGGAGGCCTTGGACACCCTCGAGAGGGAGTTGAGCCTGCGGCGCTCCGACTTCGAACAGGAGCAAACGACGCGAACGCAGCGGCTGCAACAGATGGAAAACGAGATCCAGAAGAACGCGCTCGCCGCGGAGCTGAAAGCCCGCGACCTCCTCGAGCGGGACACTCGGATTGCGTCCACGGAGGAAACGCTCCGCGAGGTGGAGCAGCGACTTCAGCGAGAGAGGGGCGACGTCCAGGTGGAGACCCAGCAGCTGGAGGCCCGCCAGCTCGAGCTGATGCATATGAAAGACCGCTACGACGCCGAAGCCGCGCGGGTCCGGTCCGAGGCGGAAGCGACCCGCCACGCGCTCGCGGCGAAGGAAGCCGATCTCAAGGCCGAGCGCGAGCGGATCGAGCGGGACTCGAGCATGCTCCAGGAAACCCTCGGTGCGAAGGCGAAAGAAATGGCGGCTCGGGAGAGGGCCCTCTCCGCGCGGGAGGTGGACCTACGAGCGGAGGAGCAGGACTTGGAAGCCCGCCTCCGGGACTTGGACACGAAGGAGCGCCAGGCCGAGACGATGGCGACCGAACTCTCCGCACGAGCGAGTTTGTCCAGTCGTCGGGAGCAGGACATTAACGAGCGCGCCTCCCAATTTGACGAGATGGTGAAGCGGTTCGAATCGGAGGGCGCGGAGAAGCGGCGGGAATCGGAAACGCTCCAAAGAGACCTGAGGATGCAGCAGGGCCAGATGAACGCGACGGCTGAGGCGCGAGCGGCCGAATTGGCGAAGCGGATGGAAGAGATCGACGGCCGCGAGCGCTCGGCGCGGGCCGCGATGGCCCAGCTCGATCTCGAGCGATCGAAACTCGAGTCGCAAGCGAAGACCGCCGCGTCGAAAGCGAGCGAGGCGGATGCGGCCTGGCAACGGTCGGAGGCTCGGATCGCGGAGCTGAGGGCGGGTGAGGACGATCTGCTCCGAGCCCGACAGACCTTCGAGTCGGAGAGGTCCGTGTGGTCCGCCAAGCGTGCCGAGGAACTGAAACAGCTCGAGGCGACTCGGGACGCAGCGGGCCAACAGACCCAGCAAGCGGAGCGGCTCGTCGCCGAGGCTCAGCGCCGGATCTTCGTCGCTCAGGAGGCCGAGAAGGCGGCGAAGCGGCAAGCCGACGAGCTCGTCGCGCAGCAAGACATCCTCGAAAAGCGCCGCGCGGATGCGGAGAAGGCGGAACGGGACCTGCAGGCGCGGATCGCCCAAGTCAACGAAGCCTCGCAAAAATTCGCAACGAAGGAACTGGAAACCAATGCTGCCGTCAAAGAACTCGAGGCGAGGCAGACGAAGATGACGATCGCGGAGCACGATTTGGCCTCGGCCTCCGCGGAGATCCGAGTGCGGAAGACGGCGCTCGATCAGGAATCGGCTCAAGTCACCAGCCTATCGGACCGGCTCGCAGCCCGGCAAAGGGAAATCGACTCGCGTGCGAGCGCCTTGGACGCGAGAGGTGCGCAGCTATCGACGAAGGAGCAGACTCTCACCATGGAGCTGCAGCGGGCCGACAATCTCATGGAAGACCTTGCGAAGAAGGAGCGGGAAATCCGGGCGAGAGAGGATGCGGGCCGGGCGGCGGAGGCGGAACTTTCGAAACGAACGGTCAGCCTCTCGGCGAAGGATGCCGAGCTGGGAGAGGCGATGCGGTCCCTCGAACGAACGCGGGGCGAGCTGGAGTCGCAACGCGCTCAGATCGAGGAGGACGGCCGCGTCAGCTTCGCCGCGCGAGACGAGGCAGAGACGCTCAAGCGAGAGGCGGAGCGGCTCCGCGCCCAAGCGGACGGAATGCAGGCCGAGGTCACGAAGAACCTCCGGTTCCTTCAGAAGAAGGCCCTCGAAGTGCTGGACCAAGAGGAGAAAATGCGCGCCCGCGAAGGGAAGATTGTGGAGCGCGAACGAGGCCTCGATACGCGGATGGAAATCTTGGAGGGCAAAGAGGGCGTCGTCCAGTCGGATCGCCAGGAACTCGACGCGAAGACGTCAAAGCTCACGGCCGAGGTGGAGCGCCTGCGGGCGAAGCTCGCCGAGATGGAGAAGATGGGCGGCCCGAGCGGCAGCGCGTTGGAAGACTGGAGGAGAGATGTCGAGAGCCGTGTGAAGATTATCCAGAAGAAGGCGATGGAACTCCTCGACCGCGAAGAGAAGATGCGTAAGAAAGAAGAGGAACTCCGAGCCCTCGCCCACCAACTCGGCGTGGAGTTCTGA
- a CDS encoding ACT domain-containing protein — translation MIQIDVDVPDRPGELANLSTILGGAGINIDAISAESVGGRSYMSIVVDQPMQAREALMKSGYACTSRTVLVVRLDDRPGALAALARRLGDAGVDIVSLIHLGTVGGHAQVALGVDNLEKARSLV, via the coding sequence ATGATCCAGATCGATGTGGATGTTCCCGACCGTCCGGGGGAGCTTGCGAACCTCTCGACCATCCTCGGGGGAGCGGGGATCAACATCGACGCCATCAGCGCGGAGTCCGTCGGCGGACGTTCCTACATGAGCATCGTGGTGGACCAGCCGATGCAGGCACGGGAGGCGCTAATGAAGAGCGGCTACGCGTGCACAAGCCGCACGGTCTTGGTCGTCCGCCTAGACGACCGACCGGGTGCTCTTGCCGCCCTCGCGCGCCGTCTCGGGGACGCGGGGGTCGACATCGTGAGCCTGATCCACCTCGGCACCGTAGGCGGACACGCGCAGGTGGCACTCGGCGTGGACAATCTTGAGAAAGCGCGCTCTCTCGTGTGA
- a CDS encoding acetate--CoA ligase family protein — protein sequence MSRAGLDAIFSPTSIAVIGASRHREKIGYAILHNLIVNEYQGTLYPVNPKAASIHGIRAYPSVLAIPDPVDLAIIAVPAEGALAAVEECGRKGVPGLVVITAGFREVGGTGVEREERLLALCREYQMTMIGPNCMGVINMDPEVCMDATFAPTPPLRGDISLVTQSGALGIAILDHAKSLGIGFAKFCSLGNKAQVSLNDLLAMWHRDPETKTILAYIENFGNPVNFVRIARDVTKQKPIIAVKSGRSEAGSRAAVSHTGSLGGSDLAAEAVFNQTGVLRANSIEELFDDAMAFSLQPLPRGNRVAVVSDAGGPAIMCVDELVSQGLRLSDLGGETVEYMRTWAPPEASLRNPIDLTPQASLDEYRRALDAVLRDASVDAAIAIYVPPVRVDEAEVARAIWQTAGQRGKPILCNFLGRTEASPGFVELVTHGVPSYLFPESAARALGAMYRYANYRGREEGETRTFPVDRGRAAEILRRAEEEGRTRLPDLEALDVLDAYGIRIARSRLVGDIASLPAAAKGIGYPVVLKASGPGLVHKSDLGAVLLDVRTERDLLDGATQIRDRLRGAGTAFDGYVVQELVRGGKEVILGMTRDKVYGPFLVFGLGGIYVEYLKDVAFGLPPLTDRDARRMIQSIRTYPLLEGVRGEPPSDVDALVDAVLRLSQLVLDFDSIQEIDLNPVVALRKGDGYRAVDARIVLGSNGKRPHPPDPLEGAKSSIQMPSGSTT from the coding sequence GTGAGTCGTGCAGGCCTCGACGCGATCTTCTCCCCGACGTCGATTGCGGTCATCGGCGCATCCCGCCACCGGGAGAAGATCGGATACGCGATCCTCCACAACCTGATCGTGAACGAGTACCAAGGGACGCTCTATCCAGTGAACCCGAAAGCCGCGAGCATCCACGGGATCCGTGCCTACCCCAGCGTCCTTGCGATTCCGGACCCCGTCGATCTCGCGATCATCGCGGTGCCCGCGGAGGGTGCCCTTGCGGCCGTCGAAGAATGCGGGAGGAAAGGAGTCCCGGGGCTCGTCGTGATCACGGCGGGCTTCCGGGAAGTCGGAGGGACGGGCGTCGAACGCGAGGAACGGCTGCTTGCGCTCTGCCGTGAATATCAGATGACGATGATCGGCCCGAACTGCATGGGCGTCATCAACATGGACCCTGAGGTCTGCATGGATGCGACGTTCGCCCCCACGCCACCTCTCCGAGGAGACATCTCTCTCGTCACGCAGAGCGGGGCGCTCGGCATCGCAATCCTGGATCACGCGAAGTCGCTCGGCATCGGCTTCGCGAAATTCTGTTCGCTTGGCAACAAGGCCCAGGTCAGCCTCAACGACCTCCTCGCGATGTGGCATCGCGATCCGGAGACGAAGACGATCTTGGCGTACATCGAGAACTTCGGGAACCCGGTCAACTTCGTGCGGATCGCGCGGGATGTCACGAAACAAAAGCCAATCATCGCGGTGAAGTCGGGACGCTCGGAGGCGGGGAGCCGCGCGGCCGTCTCCCACACGGGCTCCCTCGGCGGGTCGGATTTGGCGGCAGAAGCGGTGTTTAACCAGACGGGCGTCCTCCGCGCGAACTCCATCGAGGAACTGTTCGACGACGCGATGGCTTTCTCCCTCCAGCCGCTCCCGCGCGGAAATCGCGTCGCCGTCGTCTCGGACGCGGGGGGGCCCGCGATCATGTGCGTTGATGAACTCGTCTCACAAGGCCTCCGGCTCTCGGATCTCGGCGGTGAAACCGTCGAGTACATGCGCACGTGGGCACCCCCGGAGGCTTCGCTTCGGAATCCAATCGACTTGACGCCCCAGGCGAGCCTCGACGAATATCGGCGGGCGCTGGACGCGGTCCTGCGGGACGCCTCCGTCGACGCCGCGATAGCAATCTACGTGCCTCCGGTTCGAGTGGACGAAGCCGAGGTCGCGAGGGCCATCTGGCAGACGGCGGGACAGCGAGGCAAGCCGATCCTCTGCAACTTCCTCGGACGCACCGAAGCAAGCCCGGGTTTCGTCGAACTCGTGACGCACGGCGTGCCCTCGTATCTCTTCCCGGAGAGTGCGGCCCGCGCCCTCGGGGCGATGTACCGGTACGCGAACTACCGCGGACGCGAAGAGGGAGAAACGCGGACGTTCCCGGTCGACCGGGGGCGGGCCGCCGAGATCCTACGGCGGGCAGAGGAGGAAGGCCGCACGAGGCTCCCCGATCTCGAGGCCCTCGACGTCCTCGACGCGTACGGCATCCGAATCGCGCGGAGCCGCCTCGTCGGCGACATCGCGTCGCTGCCGGCCGCCGCGAAGGGCATCGGATATCCGGTCGTCCTCAAAGCCTCGGGACCGGGGTTGGTCCACAAGTCCGACCTTGGGGCCGTCCTCTTGGACGTCCGCACGGAGAGAGACTTGCTCGACGGCGCGACCCAGATCCGGGACCGGCTGCGCGGGGCTGGGACGGCGTTCGACGGCTACGTCGTGCAGGAGCTCGTGCGGGGCGGTAAGGAAGTCATCCTCGGGATGACCCGCGACAAGGTCTACGGCCCGTTCCTGGTCTTCGGCCTCGGCGGCATCTACGTGGAGTATCTGAAGGACGTCGCGTTCGGGCTGCCGCCGCTCACGGATCGCGACGCGCGGCGGATGATCCAGTCAATCCGGACGTATCCGCTCCTGGAAGGCGTTCGGGGCGAGCCGCCCAGCGATGTCGACGCGCTCGTCGACGCCGTCCTCCGGCTCAGCCAACTCGTCCTCGATTTCGACTCGATCCAGGAGATCGACCTCAATCCGGTCGTCGCGCTTCGGAAAGGAGACGGATACCGCGCCGTCGACGCCCGGATCGTCCTGGGCTCGAACGGGAAGCGTCCTCATCCACCGGACCCGTTGGAGGGAGCGAAGAGCTCGATCCAGATGCCGTCGGGGTCGACGACGTAG